A genomic window from Bacillus rossius redtenbacheri isolate Brsri chromosome 7, Brsri_v3, whole genome shotgun sequence includes:
- the LOC134533811 gene encoding uncharacterized protein LOC134533811, with translation MAFDCDRFIIEIESRPAIWDSRCDEYANKCKKGKAWEEVCDMFVENFKAMDSVHKNKAAADLQRKWKNLRDCFRRELAKQRNCKSGSAADGRKQYIYFQQLTFLLPVCDTKPTTEESPDLHTQATPAAATSTAPTSLKRKKPSPETEELELLQSLRRNMEKRHAGREEEDSDRHFLLSLLPYFKRLPDDMKLEVQSDFLNTLRRYNQVSISGHRCPSQTSVYPHSSPSVITGPSFVSLPYPSSNTSTSGVRNQQFTPTISQSYNYGSHSTSETSQLMSQPQQPLQCHALSPMSPAASSSVSLQSDTSSICEDYFN, from the exons ATGGCGTTCGATTGTGACCGTTTTATAATCGAAATAGAATCAAGGCCAGCTATTTGGGATTCCAGATGTGATGAGTATGCTAACAAATGCAAAAAGGGAAAGGCATGGGAAGAGGTGTGCGATATGTTCGTTGAGAACTTCAAAGCCATGGATAGCGTCCATAAAAATAAAGCAG ctgcagATCTGCAACGGAAATGGAAGAATCTACGTGACTGTTTCAGAAGAGAACTGGCTAAACAGAGGAATTGTAAATCAGGTTCTGCAGCAGATGGCaggaaacaatatatatatttccagcaGTTAACTTTCCTATTGCCAGTATGCGACACCAAACCTACAACAGAAGAATCTCCAGACTTGCACACGCAAGCCACACCCGCAGCAGCTACATCTACGGCACCTACTtctcttaaaagaaaaaaaccgtCACCAGAAACAGAAGAACTTGAGCTACTTCAGTCGCTTAGAAGAAATATGGAAAAACGACATGCAGGTAGAGAAGAAGAAGACAGTGACAGGCATTTCTTGTTGAGTCTTTTGCCGTACTTCAAACGTCTGCCAGACGATATGAAACTTGAAGTTCAAAGCGACTTTTTAAACACCTTAAGAAGGTACAATCAGGTGTCAATTTCTGGTCATCGATGTCCTTCTCAGACTTCTGTCTACCCTCATTCTTCTCCATCAGTGATCACAGGCCCATCATTTGTTTCGCTTCCATACCCTAGTAGTAATACAAGTACCTCTGGAGTACGCAACCAACAATTTACACCCACCATCAGTCAGTCTTACAACTACGGGTCTCATTCAACTTCAGAAACATCGCAGTTAATGAGTCAACCCCAGCAGCCGCTGCAATGCCACGCCTTATCACCAATGTCACCAGCAGCTTCCTCATCAGTATCTCTCCAGTCTGATACGTCAAGTATTTGTGAAGACTATTTTAACTGA
- the LOC134533814 gene encoding uncharacterized protein LOC134533814 isoform X2: MAQQLSSLALLSCMKNPCTWNVPKDPVIDNLKRLLSNCSKKIGCQARMTLKCVRVYPDFTSPDSKRKKCAVVKKLKDALREKVPITSYLRYYVKISTDESHNHTPTAAHLCQQIHPDLVAEIKRLVDQGVTATRDVKLLLEQYVRSKFSGDKTSNRLSKAFYPEQSVIYAHVYREIFSKKGDQMDQEVLQRTINEWKLENSEDCFFYRPYEEVSDCEVSPLLFCHQTKWQQKLLLRYGSMCLLDATYKTTKYALPLFFLAVKTNVGYSVVGTFVVQSESTALIAEALNVFKEWLPEWQPQFWMTDFSEMEIVAIEKTFPGNTVYLCAFHREQAWLRWVKKSGNVTSGDSEEILSMWRAIASSRDTHEFDLNLEVMSSNDIMQQNPKAADYLATHWLPHKHRWVQAFSEKDFVTIIHTNNGIESQNKVLKHSYLCHNSDKSLTGMLKTVINSYLPDMYRKYCYKNSTVKMFNPEIPSYLINRPQNFIKHVLTRISAARSDICKEYITEISKGIFRVQSSTDKNKFYCVNFDSATCSCTDFMNFRFPCKHMCAIFEFFPNWSFLQLNSAYTKSPYITLDSNNSYCTTTDIRNPFSTGTANSENISTGETVVNCTSTPTEEASEVSSSISSYQREFRNFNKMLIESSYVCKDKTFFSENIEVLRKMHTEMEGKIKKISGLPLIQLSPLASIASKKIKEKYKMLPLRKKRRTRVRTGVTVQINLS; this comes from the exons ATGGCCCAGCAATTGAGTTCTTTGGCTCTCCTTTCATGTATGAAAAATCCCTGTACATGGAATGTGCCCAAGGATCCAGTTATCGACAATCTAAAGAGACTGTTGAGCAACTG TTCAAAGAAAATTGGTTGTCAAGCGAGGATGACACTAAAATGTGTAAGGGTGTATCCAGATTTTACCTCGCCAGACTCGAAGAGAAAAAAATGTGCC GTGGTGAAGAAATTGAAGGATGCTCTAAGAGAAAAAGTACCCATTACAAGCTACCTTCGATACTATGTTAAAATCAGCACAGATGAGAGCCACAACCACACACCAACAGCTGCTCATCTGTGCCAGCAGATCCATCCAGACCTTGTAGCAGAAATTAAGAGACTTGTGGACCAAGGTGTTACAGCCACAAGGGATGTGAAATTATTACTTGAACAGTATGTGCGAAGTAAATTTTCCGGTGACAAAACATCCAACAGGCTCAGCAAAGCCTTTTACCCAGAACAGTCAGTAATTTATGCACATGTTTACAGGGAAATATTTTCAAAGAAGGGAGACCAAATGGACCAAGAGGTACTGCAGCGTACCATTAATGAATGGAAACTTGAAAATAGTGAGGACTGTTTTTTTTACAGACCGTATGAAGAAGTTTCTGATTGTGAAGTTTCACCCTTACTGTTTTGTCACCAAACAAAGTGGCAACAGAAGTTGCTGTTGCGATATGGTAGTATGTGTTTATTAGACGCCACTTACAAGACTACAAAATACGctttgccacttttttttttagctgtgaaGACCAATGTTGGCTACAGTGTTGTTGGTACTTTTGTAGTTCAATCTGAAAGCACTGCATTAATTGCAGAAGCTTTGAATGTATTCAAGGAATGGCTTCCTGAATGGCAACCACAATTCTGGATGACAGACTTCAGTGAGATGGAAATAGTTGCAATTGAAAAGACCTTTCCTGGAAACACAGTTTACTTATGTGCATTTCACAGAGAGCAAGCATGGTTAAGGTGGGTCAAGAAGAGTGGTAATGTAACATCTGGTGATTCAGAAGAGATTTTAAGTATGTGGCGTGCTATTGCATCTTCAAGAGACACGCACGAGTTTGACCTTAATCTAGAAGTAATGAGCAGTAATGACATCATGCAACAAAACCCTAAAGCAGCTGACTATTTGGCTACCCATTGGCTACCTCATAAACACAGGTGGGTACAGGCCTTCAGTGAAAAAGATTTTGTCACCATTATTCACACCAATAATGGAATTGAAAGTCAGAATAAAGTGTTAAAGCATTCATATCTTTGTCACAATTCTGATAAATCCCTCACAGGAATGCTCAAGacagttattaacagctacttaCCAGATATGTACCGAAAATACTGCTATAAGAATTCTACTGTTAAGATGTTTAATCCAGAGATACCCTCATATTTGATAAACCGACCACAGAACTTTATAAAACATGTGCTCACCAGAATAAGTGCTGCTCGATCTGATATTTGCAAGGAATACATTACAGAAATTTCTAAAGGAATTTTTAGAGTTCagagttcaacagataaaaataaattttactgtgTTAATTTTGATAGTGCTACTTGTAGTTGCACAGACTTCATGAATTTCAGATTTCCTTGCAAACATATGTGTGCAATATTTGAATTCTTTCCCAACTGGAGTTTTCTTCAGCTGAACTCTGCATATACTAAAAGTCCATATATCACACTAGATTCAAATAATAGTTATTGTACTACAACAGATATCAGAAATCCTTTCTCCACAGGAACTGCAAATTCTGAAAACATTTCGACAGGAGAAACTGTAGTAAATTGTACATCCACACCGACAGAAGAAGCCAGTGAAGTTAGCTCTAGCATATCATCATATCAGCGTGAATTTAGAAATTTCAACAAAATGTTGATTGAATCATCTTATGTATGCaaagacaaaacatttttttctgaaaacattgAAGTTCTGCGAAAAATGCATACAGAAAtggagggcaaaataaaaaaaatatctgggtTACCACTTATACAGTTAAGTCCTTTGGCAAGCATtgcttctaaaaaaataaaagaaaaatataagatGTTGCCCTTGCGCAAAAAGCGAAGGACCAGGGTGAGAACTGGAGTGACAGTTCAAATTAACCTTTCATaa
- the LOC134533814 gene encoding uncharacterized protein LOC134533814 isoform X1 — protein sequence MFVYVLNYFVNKFLLFDMTVHCEFILSLISDKPNIHFQHKQGKLLHGPAIEFFGSPFMYEKSLYMECAQGSSYRQSKETVEQLPDHPNCRKKKFLIHSSKKIGCQARMTLKCVRVYPDFTSPDSKRKKCAVVKKLKDALREKVPITSYLRYYVKISTDESHNHTPTAAHLCQQIHPDLVAEIKRLVDQGVTATRDVKLLLEQYVRSKFSGDKTSNRLSKAFYPEQSVIYAHVYREIFSKKGDQMDQEVLQRTINEWKLENSEDCFFYRPYEEVSDCEVSPLLFCHQTKWQQKLLLRYGSMCLLDATYKTTKYALPLFFLAVKTNVGYSVVGTFVVQSESTALIAEALNVFKEWLPEWQPQFWMTDFSEMEIVAIEKTFPGNTVYLCAFHREQAWLRWVKKSGNVTSGDSEEILSMWRAIASSRDTHEFDLNLEVMSSNDIMQQNPKAADYLATHWLPHKHRWVQAFSEKDFVTIIHTNNGIESQNKVLKHSYLCHNSDKSLTGMLKTVINSYLPDMYRKYCYKNSTVKMFNPEIPSYLINRPQNFIKHVLTRISAARSDICKEYITEISKGIFRVQSSTDKNKFYCVNFDSATCSCTDFMNFRFPCKHMCAIFEFFPNWSFLQLNSAYTKSPYITLDSNNSYCTTTDIRNPFSTGTANSENISTGETVVNCTSTPTEEASEVSSSISSYQREFRNFNKMLIESSYVCKDKTFFSENIEVLRKMHTEMEGKIKKISGLPLIQLSPLASIASKKIKEKYKMLPLRKKRRTRVRTGVTVQINLS from the exons ATGTTTGTGTATGTCTTAAATTACTTTGTCAACAAATTTCTACTGTTCGATATGACAGTGCATTGTGAATTTATTCTATCCCTTATTTCAGATAAACCAAATATCCATTTCCAGCACAAGCAGGGGAAGTTATTACATGGCCCAGCAATTGAGTTCTTTGGCTCTCCTTTCATGTATGAAAAATCCCTGTACATGGAATGTGCCCAAGGATCCAGTTATCGACAATCTAAAGAGACTGTTGAGCAACTG CCTGATCACCCAAactgtaggaaaaaaaaatttctgattcaCAGTTCAAAGAAAATTGGTTGTCAAGCGAGGATGACACTAAAATGTGTAAGGGTGTATCCAGATTTTACCTCGCCAGACTCGAAGAGAAAAAAATGTGCC GTGGTGAAGAAATTGAAGGATGCTCTAAGAGAAAAAGTACCCATTACAAGCTACCTTCGATACTATGTTAAAATCAGCACAGATGAGAGCCACAACCACACACCAACAGCTGCTCATCTGTGCCAGCAGATCCATCCAGACCTTGTAGCAGAAATTAAGAGACTTGTGGACCAAGGTGTTACAGCCACAAGGGATGTGAAATTATTACTTGAACAGTATGTGCGAAGTAAATTTTCCGGTGACAAAACATCCAACAGGCTCAGCAAAGCCTTTTACCCAGAACAGTCAGTAATTTATGCACATGTTTACAGGGAAATATTTTCAAAGAAGGGAGACCAAATGGACCAAGAGGTACTGCAGCGTACCATTAATGAATGGAAACTTGAAAATAGTGAGGACTGTTTTTTTTACAGACCGTATGAAGAAGTTTCTGATTGTGAAGTTTCACCCTTACTGTTTTGTCACCAAACAAAGTGGCAACAGAAGTTGCTGTTGCGATATGGTAGTATGTGTTTATTAGACGCCACTTACAAGACTACAAAATACGctttgccacttttttttttagctgtgaaGACCAATGTTGGCTACAGTGTTGTTGGTACTTTTGTAGTTCAATCTGAAAGCACTGCATTAATTGCAGAAGCTTTGAATGTATTCAAGGAATGGCTTCCTGAATGGCAACCACAATTCTGGATGACAGACTTCAGTGAGATGGAAATAGTTGCAATTGAAAAGACCTTTCCTGGAAACACAGTTTACTTATGTGCATTTCACAGAGAGCAAGCATGGTTAAGGTGGGTCAAGAAGAGTGGTAATGTAACATCTGGTGATTCAGAAGAGATTTTAAGTATGTGGCGTGCTATTGCATCTTCAAGAGACACGCACGAGTTTGACCTTAATCTAGAAGTAATGAGCAGTAATGACATCATGCAACAAAACCCTAAAGCAGCTGACTATTTGGCTACCCATTGGCTACCTCATAAACACAGGTGGGTACAGGCCTTCAGTGAAAAAGATTTTGTCACCATTATTCACACCAATAATGGAATTGAAAGTCAGAATAAAGTGTTAAAGCATTCATATCTTTGTCACAATTCTGATAAATCCCTCACAGGAATGCTCAAGacagttattaacagctacttaCCAGATATGTACCGAAAATACTGCTATAAGAATTCTACTGTTAAGATGTTTAATCCAGAGATACCCTCATATTTGATAAACCGACCACAGAACTTTATAAAACATGTGCTCACCAGAATAAGTGCTGCTCGATCTGATATTTGCAAGGAATACATTACAGAAATTTCTAAAGGAATTTTTAGAGTTCagagttcaacagataaaaataaattttactgtgTTAATTTTGATAGTGCTACTTGTAGTTGCACAGACTTCATGAATTTCAGATTTCCTTGCAAACATATGTGTGCAATATTTGAATTCTTTCCCAACTGGAGTTTTCTTCAGCTGAACTCTGCATATACTAAAAGTCCATATATCACACTAGATTCAAATAATAGTTATTGTACTACAACAGATATCAGAAATCCTTTCTCCACAGGAACTGCAAATTCTGAAAACATTTCGACAGGAGAAACTGTAGTAAATTGTACATCCACACCGACAGAAGAAGCCAGTGAAGTTAGCTCTAGCATATCATCATATCAGCGTGAATTTAGAAATTTCAACAAAATGTTGATTGAATCATCTTATGTATGCaaagacaaaacatttttttctgaaaacattgAAGTTCTGCGAAAAATGCATACAGAAAtggagggcaaaataaaaaaaatatctgggtTACCACTTATACAGTTAAGTCCTTTGGCAAGCATtgcttctaaaaaaataaaagaaaaatataagatGTTGCCCTTGCGCAAAAAGCGAAGGACCAGGGTGAGAACTGGAGTGACAGTTCAAATTAACCTTTCATaa